In the [Clostridium] colinum genome, one interval contains:
- a CDS encoding restriction endonuclease subunit M, which yields MQPLIIDYIKEAENKGLIKFNLDKSIITYLYENKSRNYNNPEEKVQAETFAKLVLQYKYPVENIRQFVSVTIGSEIKQADIIVYNDNNQKLPHIIVECKKENISEQEFIQATNQAFSYAHATASTLKYVWTTSGIKDTYYKFDKNSEFRESISDIPKYGVEKISSYKYGYNGGKTEDGQEVLPLQKVTESELTNIFRQAHQALWGGGELNPSEAFDELDKLIFCKIFDEKKDRLEGDAYDFQIITIEAKDSSEESKSEAEKETNIKLLERIKNLYEEGRKLGERRNDPDIFKDDIKLNANKIRTVVGYLQGIDLLNTDLDSKGRAFETFMGSFFRGDFGQYFTPRKIVSFIIDSLPIKKDSKVLDTSCGSGGFLLHALDKVRREATEIYPKYKEDVNAYKRWFKYWHSFAENNLFGIEINEQIARTAKMNMIIHDDGHTNVVSADGLLAPEDLIKRTGNIGFKEGSFDFIITNPPFGSIIKQTEKAYLHQYSLAIKDSYWLNPESKVSKRPSQSTEVLFIEQAEKYLCPGGYLAIVIPDGILTNSSMQYVRNYISETFRIIAIVSMPQTAFTANGAGVKSSVMFLKKYSKNEKLTRKTTRKEIENLLLEESDEGKELFKLLDDKKKTLKIIQKNIKEAKKLNLANLNLLEEEKKDIIEKFDEKIEKIREILTEKFDEKFRKRLKNYPIFMAIAENIGYNAKGENTGINELEHISIELARFINAIEEENDSSFL from the coding sequence ATGCAACCATTAATAATAGATTATATTAAAGAAGCTGAAAATAAAGGATTAATTAAGTTTAATTTAGATAAATCAATTATTACATATTTATATGAAAATAAATCGAGAAATTATAATAATCCAGAAGAAAAAGTTCAGGCTGAAACATTCGCTAAACTTGTATTACAATATAAATATCCTGTTGAAAATATTAGACAATTTGTTTCTGTGACTATAGGTTCTGAAATAAAACAAGCTGATATTATAGTATATAATGATAATAATCAAAAATTACCTCATATTATAGTTGAATGTAAAAAAGAAAATATTTCTGAACAAGAATTTATACAGGCAACTAATCAAGCTTTTTCCTATGCACATGCTACTGCAAGTACTCTTAAATATGTTTGGACTACTTCAGGTATTAAGGATACATACTATAAGTTTGATAAAAATAGTGAATTTCGTGAATCTATATCAGATATTCCTAAATATGGTGTTGAAAAAATTAGTTCTTATAAATATGGATATAATGGTGGAAAAACAGAAGATGGACAAGAAGTATTACCACTTCAAAAAGTAACAGAATCAGAGCTTACAAATATTTTTAGACAAGCACATCAAGCTCTTTGGGGTGGTGGAGAACTTAATCCATCAGAAGCTTTTGATGAGCTTGATAAACTTATTTTTTGTAAAATCTTTGATGAAAAAAAAGACCGTTTAGAAGGAGATGCTTATGATTTTCAAATAATAACTATTGAAGCTAAAGATAGCAGTGAAGAATCTAAAAGCGAAGCAGAAAAAGAAACAAATATAAAATTATTAGAACGTATTAAAAATCTTTATGAAGAAGGACGTAAATTAGGAGAACGTAGAAATGATCCAGACATATTTAAAGATGATATAAAGCTAAATGCTAATAAAATAAGAACTGTTGTAGGATATTTGCAAGGAATTGATTTACTAAACACAGATCTTGATAGTAAAGGGCGTGCATTTGAAACTTTTATGGGTTCATTTTTTCGTGGTGATTTTGGTCAATATTTTACACCAAGAAAAATTGTAAGTTTTATAATAGATAGCCTACCAATTAAAAAAGATAGTAAAGTACTTGATACTTCTTGTGGAAGTGGTGGATTTTTACTTCATGCATTAGATAAAGTTAGAAGAGAAGCTACAGAAATATATCCCAAATATAAAGAAGATGTTAATGCTTATAAACGTTGGTTTAAATACTGGCATAGTTTTGCAGAAAACAATCTTTTTGGTATAGAAATAAATGAACAAATAGCAAGAACTGCAAAAATGAATATGATTATTCATGATGATGGGCACACGAATGTTGTAAGTGCAGATGGTTTATTAGCCCCTGAAGATTTGATAAAGCGTACAGGTAATATAGGCTTTAAAGAAGGTTCTTTTGACTTTATAATAACAAATCCTCCTTTTGGTTCTATTATAAAACAAACAGAAAAAGCGTATTTACATCAATATTCCTTAGCTATTAAAGATAGTTATTGGTTAAACCCAGAAAGTAAAGTATCTAAACGTCCTAGTCAAAGTACAGAAGTTTTATTTATTGAACAAGCTGAAAAATATTTATGTCCTGGAGGATATTTAGCTATTGTTATACCGGATGGAATATTGACAAATAGTAGTATGCAATATGTTAGAAATTATATTAGTGAAACATTTCGTATAATAGCTATTGTATCTATGCCTCAAACAGCTTTTACCGCAAATGGAGCTGGTGTTAAAAGTTCGGTAATGTTTTTAAAAAAGTATAGTAAAAATGAAAAATTAACTAGAAAAACAACAAGGAAGGAAATAGAAAATTTATTACTTGAAGAAAGTGATGAAGGAAAGGAGCTTTTTAAACTACTTGATGACAAAAAGAAAACTCTAAAAATTATACAAAAAAATATAAAAGAAGCAAAAAAATTAAATTTGGCTAATTTAAATTTATTAGAAGAAGAGAAAAAAGATATAATAGAAAAATTTGATGAAAAAATAGAAAAAATTCGTGAAATTTTGACGGAAAAATTTGATGAAAAATTTAGAAAAAGATTAAAAAACTATCCTATTTTTATGGCAATAGCAGAAAATATAGGATATAATGCTAAAGGTGAAAATACAGGTATAAATGAATTAGAACATATCTCAATAGAATTAGCTAGATTTATAAATGCTATAGAAGAAGAAAATGATAGTTCTTTTCTTTAA
- a CDS encoding putative holin-like toxin, protein MSTYEVLTLIISSNILLITLLNYINNNKK, encoded by the coding sequence ATGAGTACTTATGAAGTTTTAACACTTATTATAAGTAGTAACATTTTATTAATCACTCTTTTAAATTACATAAATAATAATAAAAAGTAA